A stretch of the Musa acuminata AAA Group cultivar baxijiao chromosome BXJ2-7, Cavendish_Baxijiao_AAA, whole genome shotgun sequence genome encodes the following:
- the LOC135617642 gene encoding anthranilate O-methyltransferase 2-like, whose protein sequence is MGKGIEGILHMVGGAGDTSYASNSKLQEKVLHMAKPILEEGIRGVYMSLLPERMAVVDLGCSSGPNTLEVVSEVLDVIGKLRRSLGRQEMQEILFFLNDLPGNDFNHVFRSLGDYKRKVEEEKGKLLVPYYVVGVPGSFYGRLFPCRSVHFFNASCCLNWLSQVPEGEQGVPLNNKNIYVSETSPLEVVKAYQDQHQRDLSGFLRCRHAELSYGARMVLSFLGRKGSYPPSGDVGYFYGLLAEALSALVSQGIIEEDKLVTFNLPYYAPSMEEVKAVIHREDLFDLEQARIFEANWDPFDDSDDDSAAFDSIASGKNVAGYVRAAFQPLIEEHFGDAILDELFSIYAANVSRHLLQQKSKHYLFVISLKKKKKEEEEADGDGAAAW, encoded by the exons atgggcaagGGGATAGAAGGAATCCTTCACATGGTCGGAGGAGCTGGGGATACCAGCTACGCCTCCAATTCTAAGCTTCAG GAGAAGGTACTTCACATGGCGAAGCCAATACTGGAGGAGGGAATAAGAGGGGTTTACATGTCGCTGCTCCCCGAGAGGATGGCGGTGGTCGACTTAGGTTGTTCCTCGGGCCCTAACACTTTGGAGGTGGTCTCCGAGGTGCTCGACGTGATTGGCAAGCTACGGCGGAGCCTGGGACGTCAGGAGATGCAGGAGATCCTGTTCTTCTTGAATGACCTCCCGGGGAATGACTTCAATCACGTCTTCCGGTCTCTGGGAGATTACAAGAGGAAggtcgaggaggagaaggggaagctgCTGGTGCCATACTACGTCGTGGGAGTTCCAGGCTCCTTCTACGGCAGGCTTTTCCCTTGTCGAAGTGTCCACTTCTTCAACGCTTCCTGTTGTCTCAACTGGCTCTCTCAG GTTCCTGAAGGTGAACAGGGAGTTCCACTCAACAATAAGAACATCTATGTTTCAGAGACAAGCCCACTGGAAGTTGTTAAAGCATATCAAGACCAACACCAAAGAGACTTGTCAGGGTTCCTTAGGTGCCGTCATGCAGAACTAAGCTACGGAGCAAGAATGGTATTGTCATTTCTAGGAAGGAAAGGGAGTTATCCACCCTCGGGAGATGTGGGATACTTTTACGGCCTGTTAGCCGAAGCCCTGAGTGCTTTGGTGTCACAG GGAATCATAGAGGAGGACAAACTGGTGACCTTCAATTTGCCGTATTATGCACCTTCCATGGAAGAAGTAAAGGCAGTGATCCATAGGGAAGACCTGTTTGATTTAGAACAAGCACGGATCTTTGAGGCTAATTGGGACCCGTTTGATGACTCGGATGATGATTCCGCTGCATTCGACAGTATAGCAAGCGGAAAGAACGTCGCAGGATATGTGAGAGCAGCGTTTCAACCCTTGATTGAAGAGCATTTCGGGGATGCCATACTGGATGAGTTATTCTCTATATATGCAGCCAATGTCTCCAGGCATCTCCTTCAACAGAAAAGTAAGCACTACCTATTTGTCATttccttgaagaagaagaagaaggaggaggaggaggctgacGGCGATGGTGCTGCGGCTTGGTGA
- the LOC135617643 gene encoding anthranilate O-methyltransferase 2-like, translating to MGKMIEGILHMVGGAGDTSYASNSKFPEKVLHMAKPILEEAIGRVYTSLLPERMAVVDLGCSSGPTTLEVVSEVLDVIGKLRRSLGRQEMPEILFFLNDLPGNDFNHVFRSLGDYKRKVEEEKGNLLVPYYVVGVPGSFYGRLFPSQSVHFFNASSCFNWLSQEKAIYRTKPILETAIAEMYRRTPLPERMVVVDLGCSSGPNTFLVVSEVLGIVGDLCRRLEQKPPDIQFFLNDLPGNDLLMTSSHD from the exons atgggcaagATGATAGAAGGAATCCTTCACATGGTCGGAGGAGCTGGGGATACCAGCTACGCATCCAATTCAAAGTTTCCG GAGAAGGTACTTCACATGGCGAAGCCAATACTGGAGGAGGCAATAGGAAGGGTTTACACGTCGCTGCTCCCCGAGAGGATGGCGGTGGTCGACTTAGGTTGTTCCTCGGGCCCTACCACTTTGGAGGTGGTCTCCGAGGTGCTCGACGTGATTGGCAAGCTACGGCGGAGCCTGGGACGCCAGGAGATGCCGGAGATCCTGTTCTTCTTGAATGACCTCCCGGGGAATGACTTCAATCACGTCTTCCGGTCTCTGGGAGATTACAAGAGGAAggtcgaggaggagaaggggaatctGCTGGTGCCATACTACGTCGTGGGAGTTCCAGGCTCCTTCTACGGCAGGCTTTTCCCTAGTCAAAGTGTCCACTTCTTCAACGCTTCCAGCTGTTTCAACTGGCTCTCTCAG GAGAAAGCGATTTATCGAACAAAGCCCATATTGGAGACCGCCATAGCAGAGATGTACAGGAGGACGCCGCTCCCCGAGAGGATGGTCGTCGTCGACCTCGGTTGTTCGTCGGGTCCGAACACCTTTCTTGTGGTCTCTGAGGTGCTTGGCATCGTCGGTGACCTATGTCGAAGGCTGGAGCAGAAGCCACCGGATATCCAGTTCTTCTTGAACGACCTCCCGGGAAATGACCTCTTAATGACTAGTTCACATGACTAA